The Populus alba chromosome 6, ASM523922v2, whole genome shotgun sequence genomic interval TTAAAGAATTTTGTTTAATGACTTGGATAATAGGAGCATGTTGAATGATTCaatcttgattttataatgCTACTAGTTATTTATGTAACTTGATGCTAGTACATAGttatatattaatgtttaattaaataacataaaGAATATTAATATTGCTCTTAAATTATGTCTTTGAATGCTTATAAgggatttaaatattattagaggtgttaatagttatatattattcataaaaCTGACCTATTTAATAATCCAAGTATAAAGGTTTTCTTTACTTGATTTAGTAAGAAACAAGCTaattcaattttcattaaaaaaaaaacttgataaagtTCTTGCTAATGATGCTTAGAGACTGATTTTTTACTAGTTCTAGTATGAAGTTTCTCAATCTATATAAGTGTTTGATCATTGCTCTGGTTGGGTTCAAACTTACCagcaaattaattatatgcctaaacctttcaattgtttttttaaatcttctAGTTGTTGAaggtaattttattgattttgtttttaaaacatggAATATAAAGGTGAATGGGGGGTTACATGGATTTAAGAGAGTGATTTATATACTGAGTATTTCTATAAGCTTGTAAGAGCTAGGATAGTCATAAATAATATCTTCATAGTATATATTATTGATGGTATAAAATtggcttattttataaatattcaaaacaatatagtttaattttatcaaaatctttttgGCAAAAAAGATAACATCAATAGAGGTAATGTCAAAACTTTAAAATGATTACTTAAGCATAAGTTTTTTAATCCTAAGCAACAATAATTCATTACTCTATATTAATAGTTATACaactcatatatttaataacaacGTAGCAAATTTAGCTTGTTTATAAAACTAGAGAGTGATGAGGGTTGGGGCAACAGCGGATTTTAAAGAGGAAAAATCCTAGAATGCTCGAAAACTAAGGTGAGTTCAAGTTTTCTGGAGTTTTAAGgctgaaaaaacaagtaattggtgtttttttttttttttttttagtttaacatgggtgtccgggccagcttgcgcgcacctcgactaatcccacgggccctgaagttaacgaccatgtaagcctccagtgaccatcatatgagcaacctagggctcgaacctgagaccacagagggagcaaacctcttggtccaaGCTCTTATCACTGGGCCACTACCTAGAAGAGAGGCGTGTTGTATCTGTTCATTTTCTTTGATATAAAAAGTGATTAAATTTCACGAGATGTCACGCTTCTGAAAcatgatatattaatttgtcatatttttaaaataacatattccAAGTTATTACTGTTAAGCATGAAAACTTTTTTGTCACTCTTGGAAATAacgatatttaaataaatatcatgtttttaaaatataacaagataaaactatattatttcacaaattttttttttaaataatgttatttcatcaaaaaaatttaaattattgagctaattttaaataaaaaaataaaaaaaaccactacTAAAGCCAATAGAATATTCCACTATAACTCCCTTGCAAAATAAATTAGAGcatgtttatattttgtattttaaaaatatttttgaacaaaaattaagatttattttgtttcaaatttatttttttaaatttttttatattattttgatatgttaatataaaaatataaaaaataatattttaatatatttttaaataaaaattatttttaaaaaccactgttaaaataatatcaaatactatTAACATCCCAAAATAATCGTAATAATAACAATCTATCTAGAAGGCCATAATAAAGGTGCATACACACATGAACTTCAAAaatacagaagaagaagaagaagaagagctgaAACCTATCCTGGTCCCTGCCTGTCTGGTTAGCAGCGTATCCTCACTTccatgaataaagaaaaaaaaaaaaacctctctgACTCTAAAATCTcgatttttctttccaaaataaataaattaaacattcaAAATTTCCATCACCCACGCTTCCTTCTATTTATAAATTACTCGCATTTACTATCAACCgcttattaactttttttttttttatatgtataaattacACGCTTctaacttttataatttttatttttgatacacTGCATTTCAGTGTATCAAAAAATCATGGCGGCGTTAGAGTCTCCGGAGAATCATATAAAGGCAACTGCAACATCAACGGCAACAACATCATCATCGGCGACGTCGGATCTTAAATTCTCCGTTCGACGGAGGTCTACTACTGTCACGGATTCACCTTCGACAGAGATGATGGAATCGGAGGATTTGAAAAGTAATGGTAAAGAATGCGATAAGGTTACGAATGAGAATCGATCggatattaaattcaattatcgGCCTTCAATGCCTGCTCATCGTGGTGTTAGAGAGAGTCCTCTTAGTTCTGATGCTTTTTTTAAACAAGTACGGATcgtttaaattcattttaatttgcgTTTTATGGATGGatagattttaataattttgtcttTACTACAATTTTGTGGCTGCAGAGTCATGCAGGTCTCTTCAATCTCTGTATAGTTGTGCTTGTGGCTATAAACAGCAGGCTTATCATTGAAAATATAATCAAGGCTAGTGCtattttcctcttcttcctttttttttttcctgtaaaaataaaaatcttgtggCATGCTctctcaaaatttaaaataaaataatgttaagagcttcttcttcttctttttgcagTATGGTTGGTTAATTAATAGTGGATTTTGGTTTAGTTCAAAATCATTAAGAGACTGGCCCCTGTTTATGTGCtggtaatattttgttttccaatttattCCATCTGACTGATGAAGAacgttcttttttatttgtttggtttCAAGTCTGAATTATTgtaactcttttttttccttgacaaGAAATTTGTTATGGATTATTGCTTATATTACAGTCTTAGCCTTCCAGCATTCCCTTTCGCGGCCTATCTTGTTGAGAAGTTggcatatcaaaattatttgcCTCAACTTGTAAGTGCTAAAAAGCTGATTATTCTGCATCTTGCCATTAATAGAATCGGCTTATTATAATTGCTCAAATAAATAACTCACGGCTCATTGTGGAGCCTGATTTAGTTTGAAgctaatttttaagtttaaaattgcAGGTTGTTGTTTTCCTTCATACAATCATCACCACAGGATCACTTTTATATCCAGTTTCAGTAATTCTCAGGttgattttatttagtattccattttcattttagttatcTATTGCGAAGTTTAGTGTTGTATAACTGTTAGTTTATCAAATTTGGAAATTAATAGCCTCTATGTTGCTCAATGAATTAGATTGTTGTAACATAAAGTGTAATACTCTTACTCCATTTGAAAATTGCATGCCAATTGAAAATCAGATATGCTAAAAAAGTTGAGTTCACGTTTAGGAAGATTCTATAAGACTCTTTAGGTTGCATGAGAGGCAGCATTGTCAGGTTCCATGATAAACTTCAATTCAATCACCAATCTTGGTTATGGTGAAGCCTTTGTTGATAGAATTCGGTGGTGATATCAAAGACGAATGCAAAAGGAAACTCTATTGTTGGAAACTCACAGTGAGGATTGAAAGATATTGATAACTAGGTTATGACTTGCAGTTTGCACAGATTATGGTCTAACATTGTCAaacaattgatttgaaaaataatacaaaacaatTGATAACATTAGAGCATGAAAATGGTCAAGTTTCCTTTAGTTAAGAGAAAAATGCAGTTTAAATTGCACAAGCACTAGGCTGTGTCTATCTAACTGCAGATGTTCAGTTTACttttggttgttcaaatcatCTTTGTGGCAATTGATCTGTCTGTAGATTTTTTAGTTCTCTGATCAGTGGTTGATAAATTTGTAGTGAGTTTGTGGTGAATAAATTTGAGTTAACAAATTTAGTTGTCATATTTCCGCAAGGCTTTTTTCTCTAGCTTTTGGAAGCAATATTGCCAACAATTCATGTATGTTCTGTATCTGTCCTTTTGCATTTCCTCATTATTTCTCTCATTTTGATGAAGTTATTAACTTTATCATTTATCATGCTGTGTAACACAGCATTTAACTTTTTCGATGACATCAGAACAAATGCAGGCGCCTGCTTTTCATATAGATTTCAGATATAGATTAATTGAAAGTCTTCACTAGCCTCACCTAATACTTGTTTTATATGTATTGAAGGCGGGGAGACTTTATATCTGAAATTCTTAATTTGTCCAGGAACCTGGAATGTATAGTTTTTACATTCTTACTTTCCTCGGTGAAAACATTTATCTAACTTGATAAGAATGTAGTTTTATgcaaaaatcattcaaaagaGTTAGCATTAGACTCTTATCTCTGATAGAGTCTTTTGATTCGCTGCTTCTACAAACCACAATGTATCCCAAGTATTAAGCTGTTGACCGACTAAATTAACCATATCCCAATGGAAAAGATGGTTCAATACACCATTGCCACACACTTTTGCTCATTTAAACACGAATCTGCCAATATTGCCATGCTTGCCAAAATTATATTGTCTTCCATCTATGTTGAAACAATGGCTTGGAGAGCATGTTTATCTTAAGCTAACACAAAAGGTTTAGGGAACTGGATCTGAATGCTTCTTCCATACCCCATTTATCATGCCATGCAAAATAAGATGCCTTTTTCCCTAGTCAAAACtgacaagagaagaaaaatgacccaacctttttaatatgtattgaaAAACTAGGATAAGAAATGTTCCTCTCTAGAAAATTTGCCCCTAAAATCCACTTCATGAATATCTTCAGTGATCAATCTGCGCAAGTTATCATTCCACCATGAACCTCCAAAGCCATTTTCCAAAGAAAGCCTGGTTGAATCATTCAAGTGTTCTTAATCTTTTATGGATGTAAAGGATTGTTAGAGCCTTTGGGATGTGTTATGTTTGGGGTGATATAGAGCATGTTCTAGTTGGTTGGGGCAGGATTCTGAAATCTTAGGAGATCATTGCCTCTTACAGTGATCATTGTGGGACATAAGTTTTCTTGGACACCCTATAAATCACTGCTTCTGGGATGCGCATAGCAGTACCTTCATCTTATAGTCAAGAGGACTAGAGAACCCTTTTGATTTGGATTTGATTTTGTGGTCTTTGTATTGTCAAAATGGTGGATGCTTATTTTCCATGTTTGTAACCATATATTGGCGAAAAAAGCAGTTAAAATCTTGGAATTACATTTTGGTAACTGAAATTACCTATGATTGTATGAATTTTCCCAGTTCCCAACCCTCAAGCATCATAATCTGTGCAAGTTCATAAACTCTGCAGTTCCATTTCATCAAGTAACCTCCCCCCCCGCGCGCTCTCTCTAACACAAACTTTAGATGacataaaactttaaaatgtcAGAATTATCGCGCGGATAATTTATTGTACAGGCATAAAAAATGAGTTCTTTGAAGCTGATTTTTCTCTCTCGGAGTGGAATTGATAAGCTAAATGTCTTAATATCTTGTTAGATCTTGTAGGACGTTAGCATGCTTAGTCATTGGATGTTAACAAAGACACTTAAATATTCTTGGCTAATTTGTGCAGGTGTGATTCTGCTTTTCTATCTGGTGTCACGTTGATGCTCTTTTCTTGCATTGTGTGGCTAAAATTGGTATCTTATGCTCATACAAACTCTGATTTGAGAGCAATTGCCAAGTCAATAGATAGGGTAAGTATATTTGAAAAAGCTCAGCAGGTGCGTGGTTTTTCATGTGAAAGCTGTTGCATTGCGTCCTACATAAGATtgtaaattgaagaattgagaaAATATGTTATAGAAGCATCAAGTAGATGTGttatcatctctctctctctctcatcttcttATCTTCCcgttatcattatcattacacATTCAATATTTCTCTCTATCAAATCTAATCAATTGGTTTCTCTCAGTCATTATTCATTGAGGTCCTGTTTAATTTCAGGAAGATGTCCCATCCATTTCTCCTTATGTGGGTAATCCTTATGATACTTACTTTAAGAGTTTAGTCTACTTCATGGTGGCTCCCACATTATGTTACCAGGTAATCAGTCATGTTTCTTCAGCCCATATATGAACAACTATATGCATTTTCAGCTtttttataaactcttattGGTTCATCTTGTATTACCTaatgatatttgatttatttccaAAAATTCTGGAGGATACATTGCAATGAAAAGACTTCTGTTTTACTtacaagagaataaaagaaagaatgaaCTTACTAGGATATATATGTTGAAAGTCACCCTGCATGCATGGAATGAGAGGAATCCTGCTATAACAATCAGGCTATACTCGACATGGAATTATTGGTGTAGAGTACCTTTTTAAACTTGAGTTGTGTGATATTCCCACATTTCCTAATGGTAGACAAATGTTCTTATGTTATCTCTGTGTATGGGACTGGATGTGTTCTGAGTGTCCTTGTTGCGTAGATCGGTCATTTTGTCTCATTTCCATCAATTCTTAAGATTTTAGATACATCCAAGCAGTTTTATCCTTCGGcgcattttattattctttcctGGTCTCGAGGATTGGGGTTTAATGCCCAGCATTTCATAAAGAACAATTCTTTTCCATGTCTGGATAGAAGACAGTGGATAAAGACCTTGAATTTTGACTCTGTTCTAATTGACCAAATTTACAAACGTTTTGCTCACAAAATCTTGAAACACTTGGGTCTTGGGACCATGCAGGACAGGCAGTAATTACCCATACCCTGACCTACATATGCCATGCTATCACTTAATGCGTAAAGAAATAACTACTTGTCTCCCAAATACCATGACACATGATACAAATGATACACATATAACAGGGGACGTGGATTTGTAAATACAATCTAACTTTTATGTTGTCATAAATTTCTTAAGACTAGTATTAATGTAGGGGTCTCTATTCTGGTTATGCTGTGTTTAGTGGGTCTGACTTTATATATAGCTCTTGCAATTTGTTTGTGTGGCTATATCTTGTAAATAGGACTTCTGTCACTATTTTGTGGCTGCCATGTCTTCTCTTTGTTATCGGATTCTCTAATCTTTGCCTTGATGCATTGTCATTGTAGTCAAGCTATCCTCGCACTGAATCTGTTCGAAAGGGATGGGTGGTTCAACAATTTGTCAAGTTAATAATATTTACTGGATTCATGGGATTTATCATAGAACAAGTAAGTAGATTTTCACATTTAAACCAGTTCTGAGCgctctctctcttttgttttttgaaaataaaggcATGCATTCCTGACATATTTGGTGGGCATAATTCTGCAGTATATCAATCCTATTGTTAAGAATTCACAGCACCCTTTTAAAGGAAATCTCTTGTATGCCATTGAGAGGGTCTTGAAGCTCTCAGTTCCTAATTTATATGTATGGCTTTGCATGTTCTACTGCTTTTTCCACCTGTGGTGAGTGAACTTTTCTTTCACGTTTTATGAACAGTTTCCTCTTTGTTAAAGAAATTCCAATAATtgccaaaattttcttttttttttttcattaataccATGAAGCTTGTTATAGCTGTAGTTAGTTTGCCTCAATGGTGTCAAGTGAAAATAGTTTAGtggaaatttttttagatcaatagTGTTATTTGTAGTTTCATTTAGTTGTAGTGGAGTTGTAAGAATCCTCCATTGGACACATTTACTTCAACAACTATTGACTGCATTCCcttgaaaatgtttttcttataaCTTGTCCAACAAGTAACCACTTGCATTTCAAATTGTGTGCAGATTCCTTTGTAGTGGGagtaattttta includes:
- the LOC118047965 gene encoding diacylglycerol O-acyltransferase 1B isoform X3, whose amino-acid sequence is MAALESPENHIKATATSTATTSSSATSDLKFSVRRRSTTVTDSPSTEMMESEDLKSNGKECDKVTNENRSDIKFNYRPSMPAHRGVRESPLSSDAFFKQSHAGLFNLCIVVLVAINSRLIIENIIKYGWLINSGFWFSSKSLRDWPLFMCCLSLPAFPFAAYLVEKLAYQNYLPQLVVVFLHTIITTGSLLYPVSVILRCDSAFLSGVTLMLFSCIVWLKLVSYAHTNSDLRAIAKSIDREDVPSISPYVGNPYDTYFKSLVYFMVAPTLCYQSSYPRTESVRKGWVVQQFVKLIIFTGFMGFIIEQYINPIVKNSQHPFKGNLLYAIERVLKLSVPNLYVWLCMFYCFFHLWLNILAELLCFGDREFYKDWWNARTVEEYWRMWNMPVHKWMVRHIYFPCLRNKIPKGVAILVAFLVSAVFHEVRKQERSKHQEITE
- the LOC118047965 gene encoding diacylglycerol O-acyltransferase 1 isoform X2, with translation MAALESPENHIKATATSTATTSSSATSDLKFSVRRRSTTVTDSPSTEMMESEDLKSNGKECDKVTNENRSDIKFNYRPSMPAHRGVRESPLSSDAFFKQSHAGLFNLCIVVLVAINSRLIIENIIKYGWLINSGFWFSSKSLRDWPLFMCCLSLPAFPFAAYLVEKLAYQNYLPQLVVVFLHTIITTGSLLYPVSVILRCDSAFLSGVTLMLFSCIVWLKLVSYAHTNSDLRAIAKSIDREDVPSISPYVGNPYDTYFKSLVYFMVAPTLCYQSSYPRTESVRKGWVVQQFVKLIIFTGFMGFIIEQYINPIVKNSQHPFKGNLLYAIERVLKLSVPNLYVWLCMFYCFFHLWLNILAELLCFGDREFYKDWWNARTVEEPVHKWMVRHIYFPCLRNKIPKGVAILVAFLVSAVFHELCIAVPCHVFKLWAFIGIMLQVPLVVITKFLQNKFRSSMVGNMIFWLFFSILGQPMCVLLYYHDLMNRKGKTESS
- the LOC118047965 gene encoding diacylglycerol O-acyltransferase 1 isoform X1; protein product: MAALESPENHIKATATSTATTSSSATSDLKFSVRRRSTTVTDSPSTEMMESEDLKSNGKECDKVTNENRSDIKFNYRPSMPAHRGVRESPLSSDAFFKQSHAGLFNLCIVVLVAINSRLIIENIIKYGWLINSGFWFSSKSLRDWPLFMCCLSLPAFPFAAYLVEKLAYQNYLPQLVVVFLHTIITTGSLLYPVSVILRCDSAFLSGVTLMLFSCIVWLKLVSYAHTNSDLRAIAKSIDREDVPSISPYVGNPYDTYFKSLVYFMVAPTLCYQSSYPRTESVRKGWVVQQFVKLIIFTGFMGFIIEQYINPIVKNSQHPFKGNLLYAIERVLKLSVPNLYVWLCMFYCFFHLWLNILAELLCFGDREFYKDWWNARTVEEYWRMWNMPVHKWMVRHIYFPCLRNKIPKGVAILVAFLVSAVFHELCIAVPCHVFKLWAFIGIMLQVPLVVITKFLQNKFRSSMVGNMIFWLFFSILGQPMCVLLYYHDLMNRKGKTESS
- the LOC118047965 gene encoding diacylglycerol O-acyltransferase 1B isoform X4, whose protein sequence is MAALESPENHIKATATSTATTSSSATSDLKFSVRRRSTTVTDSPSTEMMESEDLKSNGKECDKVTNENRSDIKFNYRPSMPAHRGVRESPLSSDAFFKQSHAGLFNLCIVVLVAINSRLIIENIIKYGWLINSGFWFSSKSLRDWPLFMCCLSLPAFPFAAYLVEKLAYQNYLPQLVVVFLHTIITTGSLLYPVSVILRCDSAFLSGVTLMLFSCIVWLKLVSYAHTNSDLRAIAKSIDREDVPSISPYVGNPYDTYFKSLVYFMVAPTLCYQSSYPRTESVRKGWVVQQFVKLIIFTGFMGFIIEQYINPIVKNSQHPFKGNLLYAIERVLKLSVPNLYVWLCMFYCFFHLWLNILAELLCFGDREFYKDWWNARTVEEYWRMWNMPVHKWMVRHIYFPCLRNKIPKGVAILVAFLVSAVFHES